Proteins from one Molothrus aeneus isolate 106 chromosome 27, BPBGC_Maene_1.0, whole genome shotgun sequence genomic window:
- the PTBP1 gene encoding polypyrimidine tract-binding protein 1 isoform X1: protein MDGIVQDITVGTKRAAEELFSPCVTTNGPFIMSSNSPSAANGNDSKKFKGDNRSAGIPSRVIHVRKLPSDVTEAEVISLGLPFGKVTNLLMLKGKNQAFIEMNTEETANTMVNYYTTVTPVLRSQPIYIQFSNHKELKTDNSPNQARAQAALQAVTQVQAGAVALAATAAAVDAGMAITGQSPVLRIIVENLFYPVTLDVLHQIFSKFGTVLKIITFTKNHQFQALLQYADPMSAQHAKLSLDGQNIYNACCTLRIDFSKLTSLNVKYNNDKSRDYTRPDLPSGDSQPTLDQTMAAAFGAPGIISPPYAGAGFPPTFAIPQATGLTVPSVPGALAPLAIPAAAAAAAAGRIAIPGLSGTGHSVLLVSNLIPERVTPQCLFILFGVYGDVQRVKILFNKKDNALVQMADGNQAQLAMSHLNGQKLHGKPIRITLSKHQTVQLPRENQEDHGLTKDYGTSPLHRFKKPGSKNFQNIFPPSATLHLSNIPPSVTEEDLKLLFSSNGGMVKGFKFFQKDRKMALIQMGSVEEAIQSLIDLHNHDLGENHHLRVSFSKSTI from the exons ATGGACGG CATTGTCCAAGATATAACAGTTGGTACAAAG CGGGCAGCTGAGGAGCTTTTCTCTCCTTGTGTTACTACTAACGGACCCTTTATCATGAGCAGCAACTCTCCTTCTGCAG CTAATGGAAACGACAGCAAAAAGTTCAAAGGTGATAACAGAAGTGCCGGGATCCCATCCCGAGTAATCCACGTCCGCAAGCTCCCCAGTGACGTCACGGAGGCAGAGGTCATTTCTTTGGGCTTACCCTTTGGCAAGGTCACCAATCTTCTgatgctgaaaggaaaaaaccag GCTTTCATAGAGATGAACACAGAGGAGACAGCCAACACCATGGTGAACTACTACACCACAGTCACTCCGGTGCTCCGGAGCCAGCCCATCTACATCCAATTCTCCAACCACAAGGAGCTGAAGACAGACAACTCTCCAAACCAAGCA CGTGCCCAAGCAGCTCTGCAAGCCGTGACCCAGGTGCAGGCCGGGGCTGTGGCGCTGGCCGCCACGGCTGCGGCCGTCGATGCAGGCATGGCAATCACTGGCCAGAGCCCTGTCCTGAGGATCATTGTGGAGAATCTCTTCTACCCTGTCACTCTAGATGTTCTGCACCAG ATCTTTTCCAAATTTGGTACAGTCTTGAAAATCATCACATTCACCAAGAACCACCAGTTTCAGGCCCTGTTGCAATATGCTGACCCCATGAGTGCTCAGCATGCCAAACTG TCTCTGGATGGACAGAACATCTACAACGCCTGCTGCACGCTGCGCATTGACTTCTCCAAGCTCACGAGCCTCAACGTAAAGTACAACAACGACAAGAGCAGGGACTACACCCGCCCAGACCTGCCCTCTGGGGACAGCCAGCCCACCCTGGACCAGACCATGGCAGCTGCTTTTG GTGCCCCAGGAATAATCTCTCCTCCATATGCTGGAGCTGGCTTTCCTCCTACTTTTGCCATTCCTCAGGCTACAG GCCTGACAGTTCCAAGTGTTCCTGGAGCTCTTGCTCCTTTGGctattccagcagcagctgcggCGGCTGCAGCAGGACGGATTGCCATTCCCGGCCTGTCTGGGACAGGGCACTCCGTGCTGCTGGTTAGCAATCTGATCCCAGAG AGAGTTACACCCCAATGCCTCTTTATTCTTTTCG GAGTCTATGGTGATGTGCAGAGGgtgaagattttatttaataagaAAGATAATGCCCTGGTTCAGATGGCTGATGGGAATCAGGCCCAGCTTG CCATGAGCCACTTGAATGGGCAGAAGCTGCACGGGAAGCCCATCCGTATCACGCTGTCCAAGCACCAGACGGTGCAGCTGCCCCGCGAGAACCAGGAGGACCACGGCCTCACCAAGGACtatggcacttctcctctgcaTCGCTTCAAGAAACCAGGCTCCAAAAACTTCCAAAACATCTTTCCTCCTTCTGCCACTCTTCATCTGTCCAATATTCC ACCTTCAGTAACTGAAGAAGATCTTAAGTTGTTATTTTCAAGCAATGGTGGGATGGTCAAAGGATTCAAATTCTTCCA GAAGGACCGTAAAATGGCTCTGATCCAGATGGGCTCTGTGGAAGAAGCCATTCAGTCCCTCATTGACCTCCACAATCATGACCTGGGGGAGAACCATCACCTGCGTGTGTCCTTCTCCAAGTCCACCATTTAG
- the PTBP1 gene encoding polypyrimidine tract-binding protein 1 isoform X2 yields the protein MSSNSPSAANGNDSKKFKGDNRSAGIPSRVIHVRKLPSDVTEAEVISLGLPFGKVTNLLMLKGKNQAFIEMNTEETANTMVNYYTTVTPVLRSQPIYIQFSNHKELKTDNSPNQARAQAALQAVTQVQAGAVALAATAAAVDAGMAITGQSPVLRIIVENLFYPVTLDVLHQIFSKFGTVLKIITFTKNHQFQALLQYADPMSAQHAKLSLDGQNIYNACCTLRIDFSKLTSLNVKYNNDKSRDYTRPDLPSGDSQPTLDQTMAAAFGAPGIISPPYAGAGFPPTFAIPQATGLTVPSVPGALAPLAIPAAAAAAAAGRIAIPGLSGTGHSVLLVSNLIPERVTPQCLFILFGVYGDVQRVKILFNKKDNALVQMADGNQAQLAMSHLNGQKLHGKPIRITLSKHQTVQLPRENQEDHGLTKDYGTSPLHRFKKPGSKNFQNIFPPSATLHLSNIPPSVTEEDLKLLFSSNGGMVKGFKFFQKDRKMALIQMGSVEEAIQSLIDLHNHDLGENHHLRVSFSKSTI from the exons ATGAGCAGCAACTCTCCTTCTGCAG CTAATGGAAACGACAGCAAAAAGTTCAAAGGTGATAACAGAAGTGCCGGGATCCCATCCCGAGTAATCCACGTCCGCAAGCTCCCCAGTGACGTCACGGAGGCAGAGGTCATTTCTTTGGGCTTACCCTTTGGCAAGGTCACCAATCTTCTgatgctgaaaggaaaaaaccag GCTTTCATAGAGATGAACACAGAGGAGACAGCCAACACCATGGTGAACTACTACACCACAGTCACTCCGGTGCTCCGGAGCCAGCCCATCTACATCCAATTCTCCAACCACAAGGAGCTGAAGACAGACAACTCTCCAAACCAAGCA CGTGCCCAAGCAGCTCTGCAAGCCGTGACCCAGGTGCAGGCCGGGGCTGTGGCGCTGGCCGCCACGGCTGCGGCCGTCGATGCAGGCATGGCAATCACTGGCCAGAGCCCTGTCCTGAGGATCATTGTGGAGAATCTCTTCTACCCTGTCACTCTAGATGTTCTGCACCAG ATCTTTTCCAAATTTGGTACAGTCTTGAAAATCATCACATTCACCAAGAACCACCAGTTTCAGGCCCTGTTGCAATATGCTGACCCCATGAGTGCTCAGCATGCCAAACTG TCTCTGGATGGACAGAACATCTACAACGCCTGCTGCACGCTGCGCATTGACTTCTCCAAGCTCACGAGCCTCAACGTAAAGTACAACAACGACAAGAGCAGGGACTACACCCGCCCAGACCTGCCCTCTGGGGACAGCCAGCCCACCCTGGACCAGACCATGGCAGCTGCTTTTG GTGCCCCAGGAATAATCTCTCCTCCATATGCTGGAGCTGGCTTTCCTCCTACTTTTGCCATTCCTCAGGCTACAG GCCTGACAGTTCCAAGTGTTCCTGGAGCTCTTGCTCCTTTGGctattccagcagcagctgcggCGGCTGCAGCAGGACGGATTGCCATTCCCGGCCTGTCTGGGACAGGGCACTCCGTGCTGCTGGTTAGCAATCTGATCCCAGAG AGAGTTACACCCCAATGCCTCTTTATTCTTTTCG GAGTCTATGGTGATGTGCAGAGGgtgaagattttatttaataagaAAGATAATGCCCTGGTTCAGATGGCTGATGGGAATCAGGCCCAGCTTG CCATGAGCCACTTGAATGGGCAGAAGCTGCACGGGAAGCCCATCCGTATCACGCTGTCCAAGCACCAGACGGTGCAGCTGCCCCGCGAGAACCAGGAGGACCACGGCCTCACCAAGGACtatggcacttctcctctgcaTCGCTTCAAGAAACCAGGCTCCAAAAACTTCCAAAACATCTTTCCTCCTTCTGCCACTCTTCATCTGTCCAATATTCC ACCTTCAGTAACTGAAGAAGATCTTAAGTTGTTATTTTCAAGCAATGGTGGGATGGTCAAAGGATTCAAATTCTTCCA GAAGGACCGTAAAATGGCTCTGATCCAGATGGGCTCTGTGGAAGAAGCCATTCAGTCCCTCATTGACCTCCACAATCATGACCTGGGGGAGAACCATCACCTGCGTGTGTCCTTCTCCAAGTCCACCATTTAG